A stretch of Fusarium fujikuroi IMI 58289 draft genome, chromosome FFUJ_chr10 DNA encodes these proteins:
- a CDS encoding related to channel proteins, whose translation MNDSISESSVHKSSIPTKVEMSQNEKYSEAPSEPPTIPPPPEQYAWSRVREYCQDAFSEFFGTFILLLFGDGVVAQVVLSRGTKGDYQSISWGWGLGVMLGVYVGGKSGGHLNPAVTLANCIFRGHPWRKFPVYAVAQVLGAMCAAAVVYGNYKSAFDAYEGGPGIRTVIGENATAGVFCTYPAEFMTRTGMFFSEFIASTILQFVIFAMADSANIGAGPLMPLGLFFLIFGIGACFGWETGYAINLARDFGPRLVSYMIGYGSEVWSAGGYYFWIPMVAPFMGCAFGGLLYDVFIYTGPSPINTPGMGLPRLLSPRRSTWSNTYSASSPV comes from the exons ATGAACGACTCCATCTCTGAATCTTCTGTGCACAAATCTTCCATCCCCACTAAAGTCGAGATGAGCCAGAATGAAAAGTACAGTGAGGCTCCGAGTGAACCGCCCACTATTCCTCCCCCGCCTGAGCAGTATGCCTGGAGTCGAGTGAGGGAGTACTGCCAAGATGCCTTTTCAGAATTCTTTGGTACTttcattcttctcctctttggTGACGGCGTCGTTGCTCAGGTTGTTCTCAGTCGAGGAACAAAGGGTGATTACCAGAGTATCTCGTGGGGATGGGG CCTCGGTGTCATGCTTGGAGTATACGTTGGCGGTAAATCAGGTGGTCACTTGAACCCAGCCGTGACTCTCGCCAACTGTATATTCAGAGGCCATCCGTGGAGAAAGTTCCCTGTGTATGCCGTCGCTCAAGTCCTCGGAGCCATGTGTGCTGCCGCCGTCGTGTACGGCAACTACAAGTCTGCCTTTGATGCTTATGAAGGCGGACCAGGAATTCGAACAGTGATTGGCGAGAATGCAACCGCTGGTGTATTCTGCACATATCCCGCGGAATTCATGACACGCACTGGCATGTTCTTCTCCGAATTCATCGCCAGCACGATTCTGCAGTTTGTCATCTTCGCTATGGCTGATAGCGCTAACATCGGTGCTGGTCCTTTGATGCCGCTTGGCTTGTTCTTCCTGATCTTTGGAATTGGTGCTTGCTTCGGTTGGGAGACTGGTTATGCCATCAACCTCGCTCGTGATTTCGGGCCTCGTTTGGTCTCGTACATGATCGGATATGGAAGTGAGGTCTGGTCTGCTGGCGGATACTACTTCTGG ATTCCCATGGTGGCACCCTTCATGGGATGTGCTTTCGGTGGCCTTCTGTATGATGTCTTTATCTATACAGGACCCAGTCCGATCAACACGCCAGGCATGGGTCTCCCACGTCTCTTGAGTCCTCGTCGCTCAACGTGGTCCAACACTTACAGTGCTTCCTCTCCCGTATAG